The proteins below come from a single Onychomys torridus chromosome 18, mOncTor1.1, whole genome shotgun sequence genomic window:
- the Rpl31 gene encoding 60S ribosomal protein L31 — translation MAPAKKGGEKKKGRSAINEVVTREYTINIHKRIHGVGFKKRAPRALKEIRKFAMKEMGTPDVRIDTRLNKAVWAKGIRNVPYRIRVRLSRKRNEDEDSPNKLYTLVTYVPVTTFKNLQTVNVDEN, via the exons ATGGCTCCTGCAAAGAAGGGTGGCGAGAAGAAGAAGGGCCGTTCTGCCATCAACGAGGTGGTGACCCGAGAATACACCATCAACATTCACAAGCGCATCCATGGAGT GGGCTTCAAGAAGCGTGCCCCTAGGGCACTCAAAGAAATCCGGAAATTTGCCATGAAGGAGATGGGGACTCCAGATGTGCGCATTGATACCAGGCTCAATAAAGCCGTCTGGGCCAAAGGAATAAG gAATGTTCCATACCGTATCCGTGTACGTTTGTCCAGAAAACGTAACGAGGATGAGGACTCCCCAAACAAGCTCTACACATTGGTAACTTACGTACCTGTTACCACATTCAAAA ATCTACAGACAGTCAATGTGGATGAGAACTAA